One Brassica napus cultivar Da-Ae chromosome A5, Da-Ae, whole genome shotgun sequence DNA window includes the following coding sequences:
- the LOC125574803 gene encoding ceramide synthase LOH2-like, translating into MESLYSSGGVRNLEASTAAWNFQIAVYFAFGFFFLRLFLDRFVFERIAVWLLSTASSAPIKMNDASTRAKLVKCKESLWKLLFYGACDIFVLKVLFHEPWATDVKLYFHSWPNQELKLPIKLYYMCQCGFYMYAVAALLAWETRRKDFSVMMSHHVVTIILLVYSYLTGFFRIGAIIIALHDASDVFMETAKICKYSEKEFGASVGFSLFALSWLLLRLIYFPFWIIRATSIELLDHVDMTSAEGTIMYYSFNTLLLTLLVFHIYWWYLICAMIARLLKNRGQVGEDIRSDSEDDE; encoded by the exons ATGGAATCGTTATATTCTAGCGGCGGGGTAAGGAATCTTGAAGCGTCGACTGCGGCGTGGAATTTCCAGATAGCAGTCTATTTCGCCTTCGGATTCTTCTTCTTGAGACTTTTCCTCGATAGATTCGTCTTTGaa AGGATAGCTGTATGGCTTTTGAGCACCGCTTCTTCTGCGCCTATTAAAATGAACGATGCTTCTACTCGGGCTAAGCTCGTCAAGTGCAAAGAGTCTCTGTGGAAGCTCTTGTTTTACGGTGCTTGTGACATATTCGTCCTCAAAGTCCTTTTTCACGAGCCATGGGCCACAGATGTCAAACTCTACTTTCACAGTTGGCCTAATCAAGAGTTGAA GCTTCCGATAAAGCTTTACTATATGTGCCAGTGCGGTTTCTATATGTATGCTGTTGCTGCCTTGCTTGCATGGGAGACAAGACGAAAAGATTTTTCTGTTATGATGTCTCACCATGTCGTTACCATCATCCTCCTTGTCTACTCCTACTTAACGgg CTTTTTCAGAATTGGAGCAATCATCATAGCCCTTCATGATGCAAGCGACGTGTTTATGGAAACTGCTAAAATTTGCAAGTACTCTGAAAAGGAATTTGGAGCGAGTGTGGGTTTTTCACTCTTTGCTCTCTCTTGGCTACTACTTAGGTTGATTTACTTTCCATTTTGGATCATCAGGGCCACTAG cATTGAACTCCTGGATCATGTGGATATGACATCAGCTGAAGGCACCATCATGTACTATTCCTTCAACACACTGTTACTGACGCTTCTTGTTTTCCACATATATTGGTGGTATCTCATCTGCGCAATGATTGCAAGACTACTTAAAAACAGAGGACAAGTGGGAGAAGACATAAGATCCG ATTCAGAGGATGATGAATAG